The window GAGCGAATCCCAGTCGATAAGACAAGATTAGTAATTGTCCACATTCTCACCTCATTAAAGGTTTCCTTCTCAGGTCTAGCAATGAGTTTCTGTACTTCCTCTTTAGTTAAAGGGGTCTTATTCTCTTGATTGCTTTTGAGTAAGTGAATCGTCATTCGTCTACAATACCCTCGTTCAATGGCAAAGTAGAATAGAGTTCTTACGTATTTTAGTCTCGAATTAATAGTTGTGGTTTTGCCACTGTAATTCTCACTTAGAAAATCTATATATCGTTGTACTGTTAAATCATCAGTTTCACTAACGATATAATCTGCTCCTAAGCATTGCTCAAGTAGTCGATAGTTTGAGATGTACGTATCAATCGTATACTCACTTAATCTTCTAACTCTACAATGAGCCAAATGCTCTTCATATAGTTCTCTTAGTGTTATATCTTCAAGTGTGTTTTCACTCAAAGTCATGCGTTTTCGACCAGTTTTTTTAACCATTTTTGCACCCCATATCCTCTGATTTTTTATCAAAAGGATATTGGATATGTTTTTTATCGATAAAATCTCGCTTCAAATCTAGTAATTATTATTGAAATTAGCTAGAAAGGTTGATAGTATTACTTACTTTTGTGCGACGAAGATAATACGCTCACTTTCTTCTGTCGGCGCTTCATCTAAGAAATCAGCTGAGATCTCTAAGATTTTAAATCCGATATCTTCTAACCATTGTTTATATTCTTCGATTGCGAAGGTACGTTGGTAATGCGTTTCTTCGAAACGCTCATAACGATCGCCTTCACGTTTGAAGAATGTTAGTTCATGCTCGATACTATATGGATATTTTCCTTCACATACATGCCAAATATATGTTAAATCTGGGTTTGTATCAGCATATAAGTAATCTTGAAAGATTTCAGTGACTTTAAATAGTGAGTGAACATCAAAAATTAAAATGCCACCCTCTTTTAAACTTTCATAAAGATGAACAAAGGTTTGGAACACTTCATTATCTTTTTTCAAGTAATTCAATGAATCGACATAAATGACCGCTCCATCAAATCCACTAAATCCTTCTAAGCGACACATATCTTGTTGGACATAATGAATCCCTAATCCTTCAGATAATGTTTTTTCATACGCTAATGATAACATATCCTCCGATAAGTCAATTCCGGTTACATTATATCCTTCTTTAGCTAAAAGAATTGAAATGGTTCCTGTTCCACATCCAACGTCTAAAATAGAACTTCCGATCGGAAGATATTGCTTTGTTTTAGCAATCCATTTATGATATGGAACATCTTGCATTAAAATATCATAGTAATATGAAAATGCTTCATAAGCCATTATGCTAACATCCCTTCAACATTAACACGAGGCACATCGGCCCATAATTTTTCTAAATTATACTCAAGACGAGTTTCTGGTGTAAAGACATGAACAATGATACGTCCAAAATCAGCAAGTACCCATTGTGCTTGATGTGCACCTTCAATGTGCTTTAATGTTAAGTCTGTTGTTCCTTCTAAATCTTTTAATTCACGAATGATCCCTTGTGCTAAACGATCATTTTTAGCCGTTGTAATCACCATGTAATCATAAATTGGTGAATGATTTTGCATATCTAAAACAACGATATCTTCTGCATGTTTTTCATCTAATGCTTTTACGAATTTTGATAAGTTTTCCAATTAAATCAACTCCATTATAAATATTGACGATAGTATTCATACGCTGCTAATGTGTCTGGGTGAATATCGCCATTTCCTTTAGCCCCTAAGTAAGCAACCGTATCTGAAAGTGTCTGAGCGACAGCGACATTTAAATCCTCGGTCGCTAACTGACGAATTCTTTCAACACCTGGTTGACTTCGACCTGGTTCTATATAATCGGCTAAAAACACAATTTTCTCAAGAGTCGTCATCGCTGCTTTACCTGTTGTGTGATATTTAATCGCATTCAAAATCTCTAAATCTTCAATTTGATAATCTTTTTTTGCGACAATAGCACCTGCTGGTGCATGCCAAACTAATGGGCTATAAGTGAGATACTGTGTCTCATTTGCCTGTTCTAATAATTCTTTTAAACGGTCATTTGGTACATATTTTGCAATATCATGCAATAAAGCGGCGATTTGAACGGACTCCACCGGTGCTTGATAACGATTAGCAAGTTCGATACTTGTTGTAACAACTCCTAACGTATGATCATAGCGCTTGGTTGGCAGCTGTTCTTTTACTTTTAATTTTAATGTGTTTAAATCAATCATCACTATTTTGGTAAGACGATTTGTTTTTTCTTACTTGATTCTTTGTAGAAAACAATCGTTTTCCCAATGACTTGAATGATCTCAGCATTAATGACTTCAGCAATTTCTGCTGCAATCGCTTTTGGTTCTTCAAAGCAGTTTTGTAATACTGAGATTTTAATTAATTCGCGCGCTTCTAATGCATCATAAACCGTTTTGATTAACGCATCGTTCACACCGTTTTTTCCAACTTGAATAATCGGTTGCATCGTATGTGCTAATCCTTTTAAATAACTTTTTTGTTTTCCTGTTAACATTATTACTTCACCTCTAACTGGTATTTATAATTTAGCGCTTCTAACTCAGAGCGCTTGGTTGGCATGTCTTCTTTGTGACCAGTTGATCTTTTGTTTTAATTACTTTTTAACATTTAGTATATCGTCAAACTCGAATTGTTACATATTTAGTATCTTTTGTCAAGTTTATCTTAAAAAATGACTTAAATTAACGATGGACGTAAGATAACGCCAACTCCTTTAGGTGCATGAACTGTAATTTCTTGACCTGTTCCCGCTACCGTAATCCATCCTAATCCAGAAATCACAATGTCTGTTTTTTCATTTCCAATTCGATACACATGTTTTTCTAACGGCATTGGCGTTCCGTTTTCTTCAACGATTGGCTTTAACACTTGTCCTGCTTGATTAGCCCATAATTGATCTGCTTTTTCTAATTTTGTACGATGGATATGTAATGAATTAGAAAAATGCGTGATAAATGATGTACGTTCTCCTTTAACAAAGTCCATACGTGCTAATCCACCAACAAATAGTGTTTGCTGATCATTTAATTGATAAACTCCCGCTTTAATTTCTTTTTTCGGTGTAATTTCTTTTAAAACTTTAGGAGAGACATAGTGTGCTAACTGATGCTCATTAATAATCCCTGGTGTATCGATGATTGAGGTGTGATCATCTAATGGAATTTCAATAATATCGAGAGTCGTTCCAGGGAAATGTGATGTCGTAATAATGTCTTCACGTTCTTCTGTAAAGCGTTTAATAATACGGTTAACTAATGTTGATTTTCCAACATTCGTACATCCAACAATATAAACGTCACGACCTTTGCGGTATTTTTCAATCATTTCCATCAGTTCATCGATTCCAATTCCTTTAGCAGCACTTACTAAAGCAACATCTAATGGTTTAAGCCCCATCTCTTTTAATGAACGACGCATCCAATGATTTAATTTTGTTTTATTAACTGACTTCGGTAACAAGTCCACTTTATTTCCTACTAATAAAATATCATTTCCGTTAATATGACGTGAAATTCCCGTCACCATACTTCCAGAAAAATCAAAAATATCAACGATATTAATGACTAAAGCATCTGTATCTCCAACACGTTGTAAAATTTTTAAGAAATCATCACTTGTTAACGAAACATCTTGAATTTCATTATAGTGTTTTAACTTAAAACAACGTTGACAATAAATAATTTGATTTTCCATTTTTTCAATACTTGATTTCGGAGTATATCCAACTTCTTTTGGATTTTCGGTTTGAATAGTTGCTCCGCAACCGATACATTTTAACTGTTCCATTAAAGGCCTCCTACAACTCGTTTCTTCATACGTCGTGATTTATTTTCATAAGCTTTTATCATGTAAAGGGGAAAGCACGAAAAGCTGATTTTTAATTTTACTTACAATGCACTTTTCAAAGCTTAATCTTTTCACTACTTATCAGAAACTAAATAAAGATGATTGATCTAAGGGAGTGAAGTTTTCCCTGTAAGATGAATCTTAGTTTGAATCAGTTCAAACAAATAGCTTTCTATCATGCAAAGATCTTGAACCATTTGTTTGAAAAAATGATTTTGATGATTAATCTAAATAAGGTGGTGTCGGTAACTGACGTTTCTTTAATTGTTTCACGACAAAACGCTCTAAACGACGATTAAACTTTGTTGAATTTTCATCTGAATCTAAATGAATCGGTTCAACTAAAATCGTATATAACCCTAAACGCTTAGCGACTAACACATCTGTCATTAATTGATCTCCAATCATAACGACTTGATTGCGATCATACTGTTTTAAAATTTTACGTAATTTTAATTTTAACGGTTTTAACGCTTTATGATGTGCCGCTTTAATCGATAAATCTTCGGCAAAATGAAGAACGCGTTCTTTCTTATTATTTGAAACGATAATCACTTCAAATCCTAAACTTTGTGCATTTGTTAAAAAATCAATAATTTCTTGAGTTGGTTTTTTTACAGATGCACCAACTAATGTATTATCAAGATCCGTCAGAATCACACGCTTTCCATTGTTTTTTAATGCCATTAAATCAATTTGGAAAACATCTTTCACATATTCATCGGCAATAAAATGATGAAGCAACTGAATCTCTCCTTTCCTATCGATGCTTTCGGTTTCATAGTAAACCTTCATTTTTCTACGCATTCATTTAATTTTAACATAAATTCACTATAGTTTTAAGTCTATCGACAAGAAGTTGTGCATATAATCTACTAAGTCGATTTATGAGGGAGGATTTTATTCTATGTTTTTATTTCAATTTATTGCCTCACTCTTCTCTAATCTCATTCCACTTGTGGGGGCAATTAATAATCAAGCATTTCCTAATCCACTAACCGCAGAGGAAGAAGAATACTACTTCAACAAAATGGCAGAAGGCGATAAAGAGGCTCGCGAAAAGTTAATTGAACATAACTTAAGACTAGTAGCTCATATTGTAAAAAAATATCAAGGTCAAAATGACGACAAAGAAGATTTAATTTCTATCGGAACCATCGGACTCATTAAAGCCATTGACTCTTTTTCACCTGACAAAGGAACAAAGCTAGCCACCTATGCTGCTCGCTGCATTGATAACGAAATTTTAATGCTATTTAGATCCACTAAAAAAATGAGAAATGATGTTTCATTATACGATCCTATTGGATACGATAAAGAGGGAAATGAGATTTGTTTAATTGATGTGGTTAAAGATGAAGAGAAGGATTTAAATGATGTGATTATTCAACAGCTTGCTATTGAAAAAGTTGAACGCAACTTAGATTCACTGACTCAACGAGAACGCGACATTATTGTTCGTCGATTTGGACTTAATAATCAAGAAGAAGAAACACAACAAGAAATTGCTAAGTCTTATGGAATTTCTCGTAGTTATGTGTCACGCATTGAAAAACGTGCGTTGATGAAATTGTATCGAGAGTTTCTTAAAAACTAACCAAAAAGGGGATCTTAATCCCCTTTTTGTCATGTTATAAACGATTGCGATAGCTTGCATCAGACGGCATACGCCAGTCTGTTCGTGGTGAGAGTGAAACATCCAACACTTTTGGTCCATCTGGCATCGCTGAACGTTTAAATTGCTGGGAGTAAAAACGACGGAAAAAGATTTGTAAATACTCTAATAATTTTTCTTCTTCAAACTCTCCCTTAAACGCTTCTTTCATTAACGCATAGATACGATCTTCTGTATCACCGTTGTTTAACATGTGATATAAAATAAAATCGTGCACTTCGTATTTTCCAATGATCTCTTCTGTATGTTGTTCCGTATTAATTAATTCTGGTGAAATAGGGGTATCTAAAATATCACCTAATGTATATTGAAGTAATTGAGCATCTTCCTCATTAGTTGTTAAATTTTTCGTTTCACGTAACATGAATTGTTTCACCATAAATTTAACTAATGTTTTAGGAATTCCTGCGTTAATTGCATAATTTGACATTTGATCGCCATTATACGTACACCATCCAAGTGCTAACTCAGACATATTCCCCGTTCCTAATACTAGACCATTCATCTTATTGGCTAAGTTCATTAAAATATTCGTACGTTCACGAGCTTGAGCATTTTCATACGTAATATCAACGACATTTGGATCATGACCAATCGTTTCAAAATGAGCTAATACGGATTCACGTAAGTCAATATCATGATGAGTTACTCCTAATGTTTTCATTAATTGATTGGCATTTGTATTCGTACGATTAGACGTTCCAAATCCGCGAATTGTATAAGCAATAATATTTTGACGAGGCATATGGATTAAATCAAACGTTTTAGCCGCTAACAATAAAGCTAATGTTGAATCTAATCCACCTGAAACCCCAATTAAAAGGGTTTGAGCCTTCGTGTGTTCCATTCGTTTAGCAAGACCTGCCATTTGAATATTCATCATTTCTTCAAATGCTTCTTTTTCCTCTTTTTTAGGAACAAATGGCGTTGGATCAATCGATTGCTCAAACTTGTAAGTTGGACAGTTAACTAACTCAAACGTTACATGTTTAAGATACGTCATATTATCTTCAGCACTTTGTCTAAACGATGAGGAACGACGACGATCAAATTGAATTTTTGAAATATCTAAATCAGCAAACATCACATTTAACTCTTCACGAGAAAAAATATTCGACTCCGCAAGTAAGGTTCCATTTTGGGAAACCATACTATGACCACCAAAGACACCATCTGTTGTTGATTCATAAACACCTGATGAACAGTAGATATAACCCGCTACTAATTTCAAGCTTTGAATACGAACTAAATCACGTCTTAAGTGATTTTTTTGATAAACTTCATTACTTGTTGATAAATTTAAGATAATATCTGCCCCATTTAAGGCTAATCGTTGACTAGGTGAAGATGGGACCCATAAATCTTGACAAATTTCCACTCCAAATGAAACATTATGTTCATTGTTTTCAAAAATTAAATCACCAAATGGAACTTTACGTCCTAAAAATTCAATTTCATCATAATGTTTAACAATCTCATAACCACGTGTGAACCAACGTTCTTCATAAAACTCCATATCATTAGGTAAGTAGCGTTTTGGAATAATCCCTAAGATTTGATTTTTCTGAATGACAATGGCACAGTTATATAAATTTCTTTGAATAGAAATAGGTGCTCCAACTGTTAAAACACCATCAAATGGGTTATTTTCTAGTAATGTTTTAATGGCTTCATTTACATCTTGTAATAAATACGTTTGAAATAATAAATCACCACACGTATAACCACAAATCGAAAGTTCTGGGAAAACTAAAATTCCTGCTTCATGATCTTGTGCTACTTGTAAAGCTTTTAACATGACTTCTACATTAGCCATTGGGTCGCCAACCGTCACTTTAGGTGATGAGGTCGCCACTTTTAAAAATCCGTTATGATACATGAATTACTCACCTCTTCCATACAATTGATGTTCTTTAACATACTGATCGACACACGCTAAAACAAGGTCTGATCGATTTAAATTTTCACGATACATCGTTGATGACACGTCCATTTTTCCAAATGAATTTAAGACAATGAATTGATCGTAATAAAGCCCAAATTGTGTTTTTATAATCTGATCAACGTCAATATCATCTCGTCTAAAGACGATGATTTTAAACTGTTGAATTAATTGCTCGTATTGAACCCAGTTAGGTAAATCTTTTAAATTATCGGCCCCAATCACAAATGCAATGTCTTGAGTTGGATACTGTTTTTTCATGATGCTTAATGTCTCAAAACTTGTTAAGACGCGATCTGCTTCGACTTCAATCATTGAAACGGATGCATGTGGTAGCTGTTTACAAACAAGGTTTAACATATTCACTCGATGATGTGATGAAATTAAACCTTTCTTAGGATATTGGTCCCCAACAGGTAAAAAGAAAAACTGTTCACAATCTGTTTGCTTTAAAATATGTTTAGCAATCTGATCATGTGCAATCGTTGGGGGATTAAAGGAACCACCAAAGACAACGATCATGTCTATATCACTCCATTTCTATCACCTTTAGTATGAGCTAGCTCGATAATCTTTAGTCTTAAATCAAGTGAGCTATTGAATTTTTACTAACTCCCAATCAAAACTAAGTGATGTACTCTCTTCATTTAGTTTTGACATAAAAAAGAAAACAATCGCAAAAATAATTTGCGATTGTTTTTGCTTATTAGATCATTGCCACTAATTCTGTGACCATTTGTGAAGATTCTTTTGCTGCAACCGCTAAAAATTCATTAAAGGAAATGTGTGATTCTTTTCCAGCGATATCTGATAACGCGCGGACAATAATAAATGGTTTTTCATAATGATGACAAACTTGTGCCACCGCAGCTGCTTCCATTTCAGTCGCTACAACTGATGGACAGTTCGTTTTAATGAATTCCATTTGATCAGGACGATTAATGAATGAATCCCCTGTCCCAATTTGCCCTAGCCAATATGTTTTATTTGCTTTTTGTAATACTTCTTCTGTTTTTTTCATTAAATCAGCGTCTGATTCATAAACAGCAGGCATTCCCGGAACTTGTCCGTAAGCATAGTTAAATCCTGTGACATCGACATCATGATATAACGTCCCATTAGAAACGACAACATCTCCGATATTTGCTTGAGGGTGTAATCCTCCCGCTGATCCTGTATTGATCACATAATCGATATCGTAATGTTCAAATAATAACGTTGTTGCAATCGCAACATTGACTTTTCCGATTCCGCTTTTTAATAGAACAACTTCTTTATCATTTAATGTTCCTTTTGTAAATTCAACATGTGCAATGGTTTTAACTTCTTCAACAGTCATTGCTTCACGTAATAACGTGACTTCTTCTTCCATGGCACCAATAATTGCAATCGTCATGTTTTAACCACCTTTATTTCTATTTCGTTTGAAAGAAAAAGAGCTGCTTATGGGCAGCTCAAAATTATTGAACATTAACAATAGCAACTGTAATAACACCTTTTGGCGTTGAAACCATTGCTGTATCACCCTGACGTTTACCCATTAAAGCTTGAGCAATAGGAGATTCATTTGAGATTTTTGCATCAAATGGATTTGCCTCAGCGCTACCTACAATTTTATATGTTACGTCTTCTGATGTTGATTCCTCACGGAATGTTACTGTTGATCCGATAGTAATCACGTCGCTATCTTCATCTGATTCAATAACAACTGCATTTTTTAAAATGTATTGTAATTCTTGAATACGCTCATAGACCATTGCTTGTTCTTCACGTGCTGCATCATACTCAGCATTTTCTGAAAGGTCCCCTTGTGCACGAGCTTCTTGTAATTTAACTTTAATTTCTTCCATACGCACTTGCGTTAAGTGATCTAATTCATCTTGAAACTTTTTAATCCCTTCAAGGGTTAAATGTTGTTGTTTTTCTTTCATCAAAAATTCCTCCGAATCAATTGAAACCAATAAGATTGATAATTTCAACTATATATTATACATGAACTTATTCATTTAGTAAACATTATGCCATTAATCCACCAAAAGTGTTAAGGTGTTCTTTTACATCTCTTCATTTAGTTTTCCACTTTTAGCATAATTTATTCATTTTTCCGAAAAAATTACAAAAAATAAGGTATTAGAGATAAAAAGTAAGGCGTTTGCCTTACTTGCATGATTATAGTTTTATCGATTAAGCATTTAAAATACTATTAATTTTTGTGATTAATAAGTCAATAGCTACCGTGTTTGTTTTTCCATCCGGAACAATGATGTCCGCATATTTTTTAGTGGGTTCAACGAATTGTTCATGCATCGGTTTAACCGATTCAATGTATTGTGAAATCACTGAATCAATCGTACGGCCACGTTCTGTTGTATCGCGTAATAAACGACGAATAAAGCGAATATCATCATCACTCTCAACAAAGATCTTAATATCTAATAATTCACGAATTTTTACATCTTCTAAAACGAATAAACCTTCAACAATAATAATTTTTGTTGGCTCTATTTTTTCTGTTTCTTCACTACGCGTATGTTGCGTATAATCATAAATTGGCTTCTCGATTGAGTAACCTAACATTAATTTTTTTAAATGTTTAACTAATAATTCATTATCCATTGATAGTGGATGATCGTAATTCGTTTTGACACGTTCTTCCATTGTCATGTGACTTTGATCATTATAGTAATCATCTTGTCTTAGTAAGGTAATGGTACGATCTGAGAAGGCATCATATAAAATACGTGATACACTTGTTTTTCCAGAGGCTGTTCCACCAGCAACACCGATAATTAATGGTTTATTCATATTTCTCTACCTCATTTTTAAAAATTTTTCTAAAAAGATTTCGGGATGATTTCATAGCTCGTTTACAGCTATTTAAACTTTTATCTCATACCATCTAAAGTGGTCTGATTTCCAAATAAGAAGTATACACTATCTTTCTACAAAATTCAACAATAATTCAGTAAGAAATCACCCTTCTCATTAGCTTGCCACTTTTCCTTTTCTTCATAAGAAAAACCATAGCGAATAAACGCTATGGTTGCTTATTTAACGTGTTTACGCATCATATCATTTGGATATAACTTAAACGGAACTTTGAATTTTAAAATTTGTTTTGGATGACGAGCCACATCCAGTGCTTCTCCTCGTTCATCATACAATTCATTAATCGTCATGATTTGTGTCTCAATCTTTGGTCCGAAAAATTCCACACGTTCTCCCAGACGGAAATGATTTCGTTGTTGTAACGTCACTTCTTGTGTTTCATCATTATAATCTAAAACTAATCCAATGAACTCTTGTGTTGGATGCTCATCACGATTATTAAACATTTGCTCTTCATGTGATGGAATCCCTTCAAAGAAAGCGGGCGCTGTTTCACGATTTGCACATTTTGATAACTCAACTAATAAGTCTTCATTGAACACAAAATGATCAGGATCTTCACAATATAAATCAATTAATTTACGATACGTGCTAACAACTGTCGCTACATAATGAATAGATTTCATTCGTCCTTCGATTTTTAAACTATCAATTCCAAGTTCAATCATTTCTGGAACTGAACGTAATAAGTTTAAGTCTTTTGGACTCATGGCAAACTTAATGTCATCTTCTTTAAATAATGACGTCATTTCGTCGTTTTGACCTTTAACTAAATCATATTCCCAACGACATGATTGACAGCACCCTCCACGGTTTGAGTCACGGGCTGTCATATGATTTGATAACGTGCAGCGTCCTGAATACGCAATACACATCGCTCCATGAACGAAGGCCTCAATTTCAACATCCGTTTTTTCCATGATCTCTTTGATTTCTTCTTTTGTTGTTTCACGGGCTAAAACGACACGGTGAAGTCCTTCCTGTTGCCAAAACTTAACCGCCATATGATTCATTGTTGATTGCTGCGTACTTAAATGAACTTCAACATTTGGAGCGACACGTTTACATGTTTCAATGATTAATGGGTCTGCAACAATAATTCCCGCTACATCAATTTCACCTAATGCTTTTAAATACGCTTCTAACCCTTCCATATTCTCATTGTGAGCAATGATGTTAGTCGTAATATAAATTTTTGATCCGTATTGTTTTGCAAATTCGACCCCTTCACGGATTTCATCTAATGAAAAGTTTTGGGCATTTGAGCGTAAACCAAACTCGCGTCCACCAATAAAGACTGCATCAGCACCATACATAACGGCAATCTTTAATTTTTCAAGTGAACCGGCTGGAGCTAACAATTCTGGTTTTTTTACGATGATGCGTTTGCCATCAACGATTGCTGATACTGGTTTTCTTGCCATGTCCTAGTACTCCCTTCTACTCTACTTATTTTTATAAATGGATGGTTTATAGAAAAATCCTCGATCTAATCCACGAGAGGTTGGTTGAATTTCCTCTAATTTTTTATATAAGGCACGTCCGACTTGATGATATTTCTCACGATCATTCAGACATAAATCGATCGCGAAACGATAAGCTTTTGTGACATTAATTAAATAATCACTTGATTTTAAAACACCATCGATTCGTAAACTATCAATGCCTGCATCAATAAAATCAGCTAAGTCATCAATCATGCACACATCTGATCCATTGAAGATATGTGTTCCTTGTTCATCTTCATAAACTGGATAATATAAGCTTCGTTCTGGATCAAATAACATTAATCCCTCTTCACGTGATTGCACCGTTTCAACGACTTGTCCTTGGAATTTTAAATAGTTCCCCACTAAATGACGACGTGATTGGAACATACAAATCGCGCCATGAATTAAAATTTCTACTTCACCTTTTGAGTGTTCTTTCGTTTCAATTACAGGCTCTTTCATCATTTCTGGCGCTAATACCGTACGAACCACGCCGCGATCATACCAATAATTCACTGTAAAATAGTTCGTTCCTAATGTTTCACTACTCCAATGAAGCGTCATCTCAGGTGCGACTTCTTTTGCAATCATGTAAGCCCCTGGGTCTGAAAAGCGAAGCGCATCGATCGGTAATTCTTTAAGCATTTCAATATATGTTTTTAAATCGTCTAGTAATCCATTTGGCATAATTGCATTAATGGCTACATATACTTTTTTATTATGTCTTTTAATCAATTCAACGGCTTGACGTAACTCGTCCATTTTAAAGTGACCAGCCAAGCGTAAGCCGAATTTTTCCTCACCGATAATAAAGGCATCGGCACCTGCTTCAATTAATGCTTCAATCTCATGTAATCCATGAGGTGTAACAACTAATTCTGGTTTTTTCATTTTATCAACTCACTTTATAATAATGACAATATAAGATTATAAACTACTTGAAAGATAATTGCACTGATTTTGATTTATTTTTATCTAAAATCTCTGATAATCCTCAATCATTCAACATATTTTAAATGAATGAAATTATTTTTTCACCCTA of the Turicibacter sp. TJ11 genome contains:
- the mtnN gene encoding 5'-methylthioadenosine/S-adenosylhomocysteine nucleosidase, whose product is MTIAIIGAMEEEVTLLREAMTVEEVKTIAHVEFTKGTLNDKEVVLLKSGIGKVNVAIATTLLFEHYDIDYVINTGSAGGLHPQANIGDVVVSNGTLYHDVDVTGFNYAYGQVPGMPAVYESDADLMKKTEEVLQKANKTYWLGQIGTGDSFINRPDQMEFIKTNCPSVVATEMEAAAVAQVCHHYEKPFIIVRALSDIAGKESHISFNEFLAVAAKESSQMVTELVAMI
- the nadD gene encoding nicotinate (nicotinamide) nucleotide adenylyltransferase, encoding MIVVFGGSFNPPTIAHDQIAKHILKQTDCEQFFFLPVGDQYPKKGLISSHHRVNMLNLVCKQLPHASVSMIEVEADRVLTSFETLSIMKKQYPTQDIAFVIGADNLKDLPNWVQYEQLIQQFKIIVFRRDDIDVDQIIKTQFGLYYDQFIVLNSFGKMDVSSTMYRENLNRSDLVLACVDQYVKEHQLYGRGE
- a CDS encoding U32 family peptidase, coding for MARKPVSAIVDGKRIIVKKPELLAPAGSLEKLKIAVMYGADAVFIGGREFGLRSNAQNFSLDEIREGVEFAKQYGSKIYITTNIIAHNENMEGLEAYLKALGEIDVAGIIVADPLIIETCKRVAPNVEVHLSTQQSTMNHMAVKFWQQEGLHRVVLARETTKEEIKEIMEKTDVEIEAFVHGAMCIAYSGRCTLSNHMTARDSNRGGCCQSCRWEYDLVKGQNDEMTSLFKEDDIKFAMSPKDLNLLRSVPEMIELGIDSLKIEGRMKSIHYVATVVSTYRKLIDLYCEDPDHFVFNEDLLVELSKCANRETAPAFFEGIPSHEEQMFNNRDEHPTQEFIGLVLDYNDETQEVTLQQRNHFRLGERVEFFGPKIETQIMTINELYDERGEALDVARHPKQILKFKVPFKLYPNDMMRKHVK
- a CDS encoding peptidase U32 family protein, encoding MKKPELVVTPHGLHEIEALIEAGADAFIIGEEKFGLRLAGHFKMDELRQAVELIKRHNKKVYVAINAIMPNGLLDDLKTYIEMLKELPIDALRFSDPGAYMIAKEVAPEMTLHWSSETLGTNYFTVNYWYDRGVVRTVLAPEMMKEPVIETKEHSKGEVEILIHGAICMFQSRRHLVGNYLKFQGQVVETVQSREEGLMLFDPERSLYYPVYEDEQGTHIFNGSDVCMIDDLADFIDAGIDSLRIDGVLKSSDYLINVTKAYRFAIDLCLNDREKYHQVGRALYKKLEEIQPTSRGLDRGFFYKPSIYKNK
- the greA gene encoding transcription elongation factor GreA is translated as MKEKQQHLTLEGIKKFQDELDHLTQVRMEEIKVKLQEARAQGDLSENAEYDAAREEQAMVYERIQELQYILKNAVVIESDEDSDVITIGSTVTFREESTSEDVTYKIVGSAEANPFDAKISNESPIAQALMGKRQGDTAMVSTPKGVITVAIVNVQ
- the udk gene encoding uridine kinase, with product MNKPLIIGVAGGTASGKTSVSRILYDAFSDRTITLLRQDDYYNDQSHMTMEERVKTNYDHPLSMDNELLVKHLKKLMLGYSIEKPIYDYTQHTRSEETEKIEPTKIIIVEGLFVLEDVKIRELLDIKIFVESDDDIRFIRRLLRDTTERGRTIDSVISQYIESVKPMHEQFVEPTKKYADIIVPDGKTNTVAIDLLITKINSILNA